A window of the Butyricimonas faecalis genome harbors these coding sequences:
- a CDS encoding DUF2586 family protein gives MALGNVFIKDVDGNIPYDTGSSGEKVTGLLFDVSLQPTLFTEGYGKTNETRLKPGDVCYITSFKSAVNDFGIIERVEATDEEEMNVNFLHGIPAYHIREFFRMSGNPGGSGKLYVMFADCSANWDALEIMQRAAGGMINQIGIWTEQPLWKANGASEQYNLNLVKGLNDVAVGLAEQNQPLSLILSANPSNTGADTTEGRQIDLNKIPSCICESSRISCIFGQAHHEKISTMQMCNRNHTPVGFLGAVMGAIAKANVHESIAWVKQFNLFADDFQEIELGFGDINLDEAEENFLSLNRYESLSPSLLDELDDKGYIFPIKYAGRENGIYISKDQTCSHGDFRTIARNRTINKSRRAVRAALLPYVNSPLMVNPSTGFLAPSKITAFKTLIGDILAKMQAAQEISGYAVTIDPNQNVLVDDTLRISYVLVPVGVAVKIYVEEGLSLTANKT, from the coding sequence ATGGCACTCGGTAATGTATTTATCAAGGATGTGGACGGCAATATTCCTTACGATACCGGCTCGTCGGGCGAGAAGGTGACGGGACTGCTGTTCGACGTGTCCCTCCAGCCGACGCTTTTCACGGAGGGGTATGGTAAAACCAATGAGACCAGGCTCAAGCCTGGCGATGTCTGCTACATCACCTCGTTCAAGTCCGCCGTGAACGACTTCGGTATCATCGAACGTGTGGAGGCAACCGACGAGGAGGAGATGAATGTCAATTTCCTGCACGGCATCCCGGCATACCATATCCGTGAATTTTTCCGCATGTCCGGCAATCCGGGCGGTTCAGGAAAACTCTACGTGATGTTCGCGGACTGTTCGGCGAACTGGGATGCGCTGGAAATCATGCAGCGTGCTGCCGGGGGTATGATCAACCAGATAGGCATATGGACGGAACAGCCGCTGTGGAAAGCGAACGGCGCATCGGAACAATACAACCTCAATCTGGTAAAGGGGCTCAACGACGTGGCCGTGGGGCTTGCGGAGCAGAACCAGCCGCTCTCGCTCATCCTTTCCGCCAATCCTTCCAATACGGGGGCGGATACGACTGAGGGGCGTCAGATTGACCTGAATAAAATACCTTCATGCATCTGTGAATCAAGCCGTATCAGCTGTATATTCGGCCAGGCGCATCACGAAAAGATCTCCACGATGCAGATGTGCAACAGGAACCATACGCCCGTGGGATTTTTGGGAGCGGTTATGGGAGCCATAGCAAAGGCCAACGTGCACGAATCCATCGCATGGGTCAAGCAGTTCAATCTCTTCGCGGACGATTTCCAGGAAATAGAGTTGGGGTTCGGGGACATCAACCTCGACGAGGCAGAGGAGAACTTCCTCAGCCTGAACCGGTACGAGTCACTCTCCCCGTCACTGCTGGACGAACTCGACGATAAGGGGTATATTTTTCCCATCAAGTATGCCGGCCGCGAGAACGGGATCTACATCTCGAAAGACCAGACATGCTCACATGGGGATTTCCGTACCATTGCCCGGAACCGCACCATCAACAAGAGCCGCCGTGCCGTGCGTGCAGCCCTGCTGCCGTATGTGAACTCACCGCTGATGGTCAATCCTTCAACCGGGTTCCTCGCCCCGTCGAAGATTACAGCTTTCAAGACACTCATCGGGGATATACTGGCCAAGATGCAGGCGGCGCAGGAAATTTCAGGATACGCCGTCACTATCGACCCGAACCAGAACGTGTTGGTGGACGACACGCTGCGCATCTCCTATGTCCTTGTCCCGGTGGGCGTGGCCGTGAAGATTTATGTAGAGGAAGGACTGTCATTAACCGCAAATAAGACATAG
- a CDS encoding DNA N-6-adenine-methyltransferase, producing MDVTFEGKSSTGKNEWLTPPCLLRRLGPFDLDPCSPVNRPWDTARHHYTIEDDGLQQPWFGRVFCNPPYDTALIVRFIRRCVEHRNAVALTFARTDTRLFHELIFPNADSILFIKGRLSFYHVTGEQGGTAGAPSCLIAFNKENTAVLETCGIDGKLVKPRLQ from the coding sequence ATGGATGTAACTTTCGAGGGGAAATCTTCTACCGGAAAGAACGAATGGCTCACGCCTCCCTGCCTGCTTCGGAGGCTGGGGCCGTTCGATTTGGATCCGTGTTCGCCCGTAAACCGCCCATGGGATACGGCGCGACATCACTATACCATTGAGGATGACGGCCTGCAACAACCCTGGTTCGGACGTGTGTTCTGCAATCCTCCCTATGACACTGCACTGATTGTCCGGTTTATCCGCAGGTGTGTCGAACACAGGAATGCCGTCGCGCTCACTTTTGCCCGCACGGACACGCGCCTGTTCCACGAACTGATATTCCCAAACGCCGATTCAATACTCTTTATCAAGGGACGGCTCAGTTTTTACCATGTTACGGGGGAACAGGGTGGTACGGCCGGAGCGCCGTCATGCCTGATCGCCTTCAACAAAGAAAATACCGCGGTTCTGGAAACATGCGGTATCGACGGGAAGTTGGTGAAGCCACGACTTCAATAG
- a CDS encoding phage tail tape measure protein yields MAQEQNYQVNYSINVDASQGTKQVIAFGEAVGKLVQAKASLTPAVTNIKNMMDEIDRVFRTKNGKKRNFDYRLTIDTKKSEEKLERIKGLLTDISTLSKGISLTINAGQALDSKKIKANAKSLYEKKAAEMRKAEIEKNAASSVGTMADAQKRITKAIGKINSALVSMERDRELQIKTGTAENRLQQILSLLGRIKSASVISFNMQGGIPSEGLTPSVPVPYAPQAFVMPEKARQKLMERLYAGQQLHRQKLVHAEELFTADQRRKAALAETAAAEKRRADEARAKERECKNAARAAEKIRRQAEQARRKAETERIKAEQAARRQEQRNAMQSVRLMQREHTAAGTLYRSKRRAAINRIQYSKAPSLRNLPFASMLNAYMGYSLIRSELTKAIDYSNIMESAHSILRVADSDLKTFETRFDSMARHVRKIGIDTKYTAVEIAGAVKYLSMAGMNIETINKSIRPITNLALIGDNDVSYIADLATNIMAGYDIHNDSMDSVADIISSTISRSNVNIVEMAESYKMAAGYLRMAGVDFTESSAAIGLLGNMGLKGTLAGTSLRALSTRFAKPTKEAQEVLDRLGIRFTEMRDIEGVQVEKLRPIADIFEELNKKGASMADVQAIFGKIGGNAAMMFLKNYDKLRELTSYNRGSQGVSSELALVKQNTTKGLWAQVTSQLTEGFMQAYEVLEPSIRTVLRTFLAKFKAPEFTRGLVSIGNALLDIFTVIGNIGAWVTRNFHWIDPLVFTGVVATRLFKVAGALTNIGIAMGFIGKQSAATTSISAVQGLLGAGGIGKVSFAQKRAIVSAMQSAGVAGRGAMNRALMAGGGVIGAKGVLQSLFATQVATGSGLTGAAASLSAISTGAVAATAGIAALVGTLGWVAYKTWKIKEAKDAVLEEIESNRKYRYPSIEALYSSLSETYNMAVKTKRAVDEVVAGKSIEEASGHKIGAFTSNWWAGFLGEFAIASSEGMVSRDHVYNMDKARQDDIRDALVTLAKRDSQTRIDAAYAEFGKMGTVLEVDAFLKTVKERFGQQEKDLDKSLWRMQDGKAVYVNDIGDRSEAVAARTYDYARYMNTQTVPEIVRAATAYRNAISSAANAHELMRKGGFDFDQFRAWGFEQDENGLWKQRALGQNATDAQRIDNIAHRKLAHTTLVKFFSSLRQTFGGSAEAAENILRVAGFTPDQYGNEPDSNDTRPFAANPITNTHLDDGGAGGNYSGTGRLSSAAPKQVIVNIESLLSVRTIDLMKSKEGQTEEIQNLKEQLAQALIDVVHDFDASWNA; encoded by the coding sequence ATGGCTCAGGAACAGAACTATCAGGTCAACTACTCCATCAACGTGGATGCCTCTCAGGGCACCAAGCAGGTTATCGCCTTCGGTGAGGCGGTAGGCAAGCTGGTACAGGCGAAAGCGTCCCTGACTCCGGCCGTCACGAACATCAAGAATATGATGGACGAGATAGACCGCGTGTTCCGCACCAAGAACGGCAAGAAACGTAATTTCGATTACCGCCTGACCATCGATACGAAAAAAAGCGAAGAGAAGCTGGAACGTATCAAGGGGTTACTCACGGATATTTCCACGCTTTCCAAAGGCATCAGCCTGACCATCAATGCCGGTCAGGCTTTGGACAGCAAGAAAATCAAGGCCAACGCCAAAAGCCTTTACGAGAAAAAGGCTGCCGAGATGCGCAAAGCGGAGATCGAAAAGAATGCCGCCTCGTCCGTTGGCACGATGGCAGACGCACAGAAACGCATTACCAAAGCCATCGGGAAAATCAACTCCGCCCTGGTTTCCATGGAACGTGACCGGGAACTGCAAATCAAGACCGGGACGGCGGAAAACAGGTTGCAGCAGATACTTTCCCTATTGGGTCGTATCAAAAGTGCTTCTGTCATTTCTTTCAACATGCAGGGAGGCATACCATCCGAAGGACTCACACCTTCCGTTCCGGTGCCATATGCTCCGCAGGCCTTCGTAATGCCCGAAAAGGCCCGGCAAAAACTGATGGAACGGCTTTATGCAGGACAGCAGCTGCATCGCCAGAAACTGGTCCACGCGGAGGAGCTCTTTACCGCAGACCAGCGCCGTAAGGCGGCTCTGGCAGAAACCGCCGCGGCGGAAAAGCGGCGTGCCGATGAAGCGCGGGCTAAAGAACGGGAGTGCAAGAATGCCGCCCGTGCTGCGGAGAAAATACGCCGGCAGGCAGAACAGGCACGCCGTAAGGCAGAAACGGAACGTATAAAGGCCGAGCAGGCTGCAAGACGGCAGGAACAGCGCAATGCGATGCAGTCCGTCAGGCTCATGCAGCGGGAACATACTGCAGCCGGTACGCTCTACCGCAGTAAACGCCGTGCCGCCATCAACCGTATCCAGTATTCGAAAGCGCCGTCACTCAGGAACCTCCCGTTCGCTTCGATGCTCAATGCCTATATGGGTTACAGCCTGATCCGTTCGGAACTGACGAAGGCCATCGACTATTCCAACATCATGGAATCGGCACATTCCATCCTCCGTGTGGCGGACAGCGACCTCAAGACATTCGAGACCCGTTTTGACAGTATGGCCCGTCATGTCCGTAAAATCGGCATCGACACGAAATACACAGCCGTGGAGATTGCCGGTGCCGTCAAATACCTGTCGATGGCGGGCATGAATATCGAGACAATCAACAAGTCCATCCGCCCGATCACGAACCTGGCACTTATCGGTGACAACGACGTGTCGTATATCGCCGACCTGGCCACGAACATCATGGCCGGTTATGATATCCATAACGACAGCATGGACAGCGTGGCGGACATTATCTCCTCCACCATTTCCCGCTCGAATGTGAATATCGTGGAGATGGCGGAGTCATACAAGATGGCTGCCGGTTACCTGCGTATGGCGGGCGTGGACTTCACGGAAAGCAGTGCCGCCATCGGTCTTTTGGGCAATATGGGTCTGAAGGGAACGCTGGCGGGAACCTCGTTGCGTGCTCTTTCCACACGTTTTGCCAAACCTACCAAGGAGGCACAGGAAGTTCTGGACCGCCTGGGCATCCGGTTCACGGAAATGCGCGACATCGAGGGGGTGCAGGTCGAGAAACTCCGTCCTATAGCGGACATTTTCGAGGAATTGAACAAGAAGGGCGCGTCGATGGCGGATGTCCAGGCAATCTTCGGGAAAATTGGCGGTAACGCGGCGATGATGTTCCTGAAGAACTACGACAAACTACGAGAACTGACTTCATATAACCGGGGGTCCCAGGGCGTTTCCTCAGAACTGGCATTGGTAAAGCAGAATACGACCAAGGGATTGTGGGCGCAGGTGACCTCCCAGCTGACCGAAGGGTTCATGCAGGCATACGAGGTGTTGGAACCCTCTATCCGCACTGTGCTCCGCACTTTTCTGGCAAAGTTCAAGGCTCCGGAATTTACCCGTGGCCTGGTGTCCATCGGGAATGCCTTGTTGGACATCTTCACCGTGATCGGCAATATCGGCGCATGGGTGACCCGCAATTTCCATTGGATAGACCCGCTTGTCTTTACAGGCGTTGTCGCGACCCGGCTGTTCAAGGTGGCGGGAGCCCTGACGAATATCGGCATCGCCATGGGGTTTATCGGCAAACAGTCTGCGGCCACGACATCAATCAGTGCCGTGCAGGGGCTGCTGGGGGCGGGTGGTATCGGTAAGGTTTCGTTTGCCCAGAAGCGGGCCATCGTGTCGGCCATGCAGTCCGCAGGCGTGGCGGGACGGGGAGCGATGAACCGCGCCTTGATGGCCGGGGGCGGTGTCATCGGAGCCAAAGGAGTCCTGCAGTCGCTGTTTGCCACACAGGTGGCTACCGGCAGCGGACTGACCGGTGCTGCCGCCTCGTTGAGTGCCATCAGTACAGGCGCGGTTGCCGCCACGGCAGGTATAGCCGCATTGGTCGGGACTTTGGGATGGGTGGCTTACAAGACCTGGAAGATAAAGGAGGCGAAGGATGCCGTACTGGAAGAGATCGAATCGAACCGCAAGTACCGTTATCCGTCCATAGAGGCACTTTACTCCTCCCTGAGCGAGACCTATAACATGGCTGTCAAGACAAAGCGTGCCGTGGACGAGGTCGTTGCCGGCAAAAGTATCGAAGAGGCTTCGGGACATAAAATCGGAGCCTTCACATCCAACTGGTGGGCCGGGTTCTTGGGGGAATTTGCCATCGCTTCATCTGAGGGGATGGTATCGCGAGACCATGTGTATAACATGGACAAAGCCCGTCAGGATGACATAAGGGATGCGCTTGTCACCCTTGCCAAACGCGACAGCCAGACACGTATCGATGCCGCGTACGCCGAGTTCGGGAAGATGGGTACGGTATTGGAAGTGGACGCTTTCCTCAAGACGGTAAAGGAGCGTTTCGGGCAACAGGAGAAGGATCTCGACAAGTCTTTGTGGCGTATGCAGGATGGCAAGGCCGTCTATGTGAATGATATCGGGGACAGGTCGGAAGCGGTTGCCGCCCGCACATACGACTATGCCCGGTACATGAACACGCAGACCGTTCCGGAGATTGTGCGTGCCGCCACCGCTTATCGGAATGCCATATCGAGTGCCGCCAATGCGCATGAGCTGATGCGTAAGGGAGGGTTCGACTTTGACCAGTTCAGGGCCTGGGGATTCGAGCAGGACGAAAACGGGCTATGGAAACAGCGGGCACTGGGGCAGAACGCCACCGATGCGCAGCGTATAGACAACATCGCGCATCGCAAGCTGGCACATACGACACTCGTGAAGTTCTTTTCATCGCTCCGGCAGACTTTCGGAGGTTCGGCGGAGGCAGCCGAGAACATCCTCCGCGTGGCGGGCTTCACTCCCGACCAGTACGGCAACGAACCGGATTCCAACGATACACGTCCGTTTGCTGCCAACCCGATTACCAACACGCATCTGGATGACGGAGGGGCCGGCGGCAACTATTCCGGCACGGGGCGGTTGTCCTCGGCGGCACCTAAACAGGTCATCGTGAACATAGAGAGCCTGCTCAGTGTCAGGACCATCGACCTGATGAAGTCGAAGGAGGGGCAGACGGAAGAGATACAGAACCTGAAAGAACAACTGGCACAGGCGCTCATCGATGTCGTGCATGACTTCGATGCCTCCTGGAACGCATAA
- a CDS encoding metallophosphoesterase: protein MRIQYASDLHLEFRENSSFLKHNPLAVAGEVLVLAGDIGYIGDENYSRHPFWDWASGNYSRVIVVPGNHEFYKMFDIDKLYNGWSLKIRENITCHYNAVIPLGNDIELIATTLWSHILLQDAYETEAAITDFRRMRYGSEPLDWTRFNDEHSRCFRFLEQSVKQSTARHLIVATHHVPSFELMAPEFKGSPLNGAFTVELGGFIADSPIEYWIYGHSHRNINKVIGNTRCICNQLGYVFSNEHTSFDKEAHISI from the coding sequence ATGAGAATCCAATACGCATCCGACCTGCATCTCGAGTTTCGGGAGAACAGCAGTTTTTTGAAGCACAACCCGCTGGCTGTTGCCGGAGAAGTGCTTGTCCTTGCCGGAGATATAGGATATATCGGAGATGAGAACTACTCCAGACATCCGTTCTGGGACTGGGCTTCCGGAAATTACAGCCGGGTCATCGTGGTTCCCGGAAACCACGAGTTTTACAAGATGTTCGACATAGACAAGCTGTATAACGGCTGGTCGCTCAAAATCAGGGAAAACATCACCTGCCACTATAATGCCGTTATCCCATTGGGTAACGATATAGAATTGATCGCTACCACACTGTGGTCACATATCCTGTTGCAGGATGCCTATGAAACTGAGGCAGCCATCACAGATTTCCGCAGGATGCGTTACGGCAGCGAACCGCTGGACTGGACAAGGTTCAATGACGAACATTCGCGCTGTTTCCGTTTTCTGGAACAGAGCGTAAAACAAAGTACTGCCAGACATCTCATTGTCGCCACTCATCATGTACCGTCATTCGAACTGATGGCGCCGGAGTTCAAGGGCAGTCCGCTCAATGGGGCATTTACCGTGGAGCTTGGCGGTTTCATTGCAGACAGCCCGATTGAATACTGGATATATGGCCACTCGCACCGCAATATCAATAAGGTCATCGGAAACACCCGGTGCATATGCAACCAGTTGGGCTATGTGTTCAGTAACGAGCATACGTCATTCGATAAGGAAGCGCATATTTCGATTTAA